A window of the Limanda limanda chromosome 8, fLimLim1.1, whole genome shotgun sequence genome harbors these coding sequences:
- the tspan18b gene encoding tetraspanin-18B — MGQGEASARGTTMEGDCLSCIKYLMFVFNFLIFLGGSFLLGVGVWVLVDPTGFREIVAANPLLFTGVYIILGMGGMLFLLGFLGCCGAIRENKCLLLFFFMLILLIFLAELAAAILAFIFREHLTREYFTKELKRHYQGYNNTDVFTSTWNAIMSTFDCCGVNSPEDFKDSLFRLINQNHMVPEACCQRSSQTGEVAYISQEQCLSGNMMFRNNKGCYSAVVDYFELYIYVAGALAIVVLTIELFAMVFAMCLFRGIQ, encoded by the exons ATG GGGCAGGGAGAGGCTTCCGCGCGCGGGACGACCATGGAGGGCGACTGTCTCAGCTGCATCAAGTACCTCATGTTTGTCTTCAACTTCCTCATCTTC CTAGGGGGCTCGTTCCTCCTGGGAGTGGGAGTGTGGGTACTGGTGGACCCCACAGGGTTCAGGGAAATCGTGGCAGCCAATCCGCTGTTGTTCACCGGCGTCTACATCATCCTGGGCATGGGAGGCATGCTGTTCCTCCTGGGCTTCCTGGGCTGCTGCGGAGCCATCCGCGAAAACAAGTGTCTGCTCCTCTTT TTCTTCatgctcatcctcctcatcttcttagCAGAGCTGGCTGCTGCCATCCTGGCCTTCATATTCCGGGAACAT CTGACCAGGGAGTACTTCACCAAGGAGCTGAAGAGACATTACCAGGGCTACAACAACACTGACGTCTTCACCTCCACATGGAACGCCATCATGTCTACA tTTGACTGCTGTGGGGTGAACAGCCCAGAGGACTTTAAAGACAGCCTGTTCAGGCTGATCAACCAAAATCATATGGTGCCAGAAGCCTGCTGCCAGCGTTCCAGTCAGACCGGGGAGGTGGCCTATATCAGCCAGGAGCAGTGCTTATCAGGCAATATGATGTTCCGCAATAACAAG GGTTGTTACTCCGCAGTGGTGGACTACTTTGAGCTGTACATCTATGTGGCCGGAGCGCTCGCCATCGTGGTTCTGACCATCGAG CTCTTCGCCATGGTCTTTGCGATGTGTCTCTTCAGGGGAATCCAGTAA